In Elephas maximus indicus isolate mEleMax1 chromosome 7, mEleMax1 primary haplotype, whole genome shotgun sequence, the following proteins share a genomic window:
- the LOC126080218 gene encoding olfactory receptor 8J2-like — MAPGNLTWVTDFILMGVSDRPELQVPLFFGFLVIYGLTVAGNHHCPKMLVNFLFKMKTISYYCCGAQFGRFIVFVVAEIFILATMAYDRYVAICNPLLYMVVVFRQSRLLLVSLIYLYSLTMALTVSSCVFPVSYCSSKVINHFYCDNVPLLALSFSDTYIPEIAVFTFSGINLFFSMIIVLISYFNITLAILRIRSSKGRQKPFSTCASHMMAVTVFYGTLFFMHLQPRSNHSLDTDKMASVFYTLEIPMLNPLIYSLRNKDALKTFLNNPCQSLKLL; from the coding sequence ATGGCCCCAGGAAATCTCACATGGGTGACTGACTTCATTCTCATGGGAGTCTCAGACCGTCCGGAGCTCCAGGTCCCCCTTTTCTTTGGCTTCCTGGTGATCTATGGGCTGACCGTGGCAGGCAACCATCATTGCCCTAAAATGCTGGTCAACTTCTTGTTTAAGATGAAAACTATCTCTTACTACTGTTGTGGAGCTCAATTTGGTAGATTTATAGTTTTTGTTGTGGCAGAGATTTTCATACTGGCcacaatggcctatgaccgctatgtggccatttgtaaccccCTTCTCTACATGGTGGTGGTATTTCGGCAAAGCAGGCTCCTGCTAGTATCTCTCATATACCTCTACAGTCTGACCATGGCACTGACTGTCTCTTCCTGTGTATTTCCTGTATCATATTGCTCCTCCAAGGTAATCAACCATTTTTACTGTGATAATGTCCCTTTGTTAGCCTTGTCCTTTTCCGATACTTACATTCCAGAAATAGCAGTGTTTACCTTTTCAGGGATCAATTTGTTTTTCTCCATGATCATTGTTCTAATATCCTACTTTAACATTACCCTTGCCATTTTGAGGATACGGTCCTCAAAGGGGAGACAAAAACCTTTTTCCACCTGTGCTTCTCACATGATGGCGGTTACTGTGTTCTATGGGACTCTCTTTTTCATGCATTTGCAACCCAGGTCCAACCACTCATTAGATACTGATAAAATGGCCTCAGTCTTTTACACCCTAGAGATACCAATGCTGAATCCCCTCATTTACAGCCTAAGGAACAAGGATGCACTGAAGACATTCCTGAATAACCCATGCCAATCGCTCAAACTACTGTAA